From Micromonospora echinospora, one genomic window encodes:
- a CDS encoding AfsR/SARP family transcriptional regulator, producing the protein MRSGIALTLFGPGPKGVEKDVTALQINVLGPLSVHVGQMDMTPTAPKPRRVLALLAICANRVVRNEQIIEELWENSPPTSVTTTLQTYVYQLRKHLQRALAPQPVATGGSVSGSDLRTFAGGYMLSLAPEALDSLRFEQLVAQGRAALESGRTETAARILREALALWRGPALVDVTPGPILQVEVLRLEEMSKSALELRIEADLLLGRHHELLSELVGLSARQPTHEGFQAKLMLALYRAGRRSEALGVYQGARKALVAELGVDPSGDLQRLHRAILEGDPSLSEAGPPPLGLESLAMSIPRQRRLEHRQVGAVQ; encoded by the coding sequence ATGCGTTCAGGAATTGCGCTGACACTATTCGGGCCGGGGCCCAAGGGCGTAGAGAAGGATGTGACAGCATTGCAGATCAACGTGCTCGGTCCCTTGTCGGTTCATGTCGGCCAAATGGATATGACGCCAACGGCGCCAAAACCGCGTCGGGTGCTCGCGCTTCTCGCAATTTGTGCCAATCGCGTCGTCCGTAACGAACAGATCATCGAAGAACTGTGGGAGAACAGTCCGCCCACCAGTGTCACCACCACCCTGCAGACCTACGTGTACCAACTCCGTAAACACCTGCAACGGGCACTCGCCCCGCAGCCGGTCGCCACCGGGGGTTCCGTGTCCGGGTCGGATCTGCGGACGTTCGCAGGCGGGTACATGCTCTCGCTCGCCCCCGAGGCGCTCGACTCGCTGCGCTTCGAGCAACTCGTCGCCCAGGGCCGCGCCGCGCTCGAGTCCGGCCGTACGGAGACTGCGGCCCGGATCCTCCGGGAGGCATTGGCGCTCTGGCGGGGGCCGGCGCTGGTGGACGTCACGCCGGGGCCGATCCTCCAGGTGGAGGTGCTGCGGCTGGAGGAGATGAGCAAGAGCGCCCTGGAACTGCGTATCGAGGCGGACCTGCTGCTGGGACGGCACCACGAACTCCTCAGCGAGCTGGTCGGGCTCTCCGCCCGGCAGCCCACCCACGAAGGGTTCCAGGCCAAGCTGATGCTCGCGCTCTACCGGGCGGGGCGCCGCTCCGAGGCGCTCGGCGTCTACCAGGGGGCACGCAAGGCCCTGGTGGCCGAGCTGGGGGTGGACCCCTCGGGCGACCTGCAACGGTTGCACCGGGCCATCCTCGAGGGCGACCCGAGTCTCAGCGAGGCCGGTCCGCCGCCCCTCGGCCTGGAGTCCCTGGCCATGTCCATCCCCCGGCAGCGGCGTCTGGAGCACCGGCAGGTCGGGGCGGTGCAGTAG